In Nicotiana tabacum cultivar K326 chromosome 19, ASM71507v2, whole genome shotgun sequence, one DNA window encodes the following:
- the LOC142173298 gene encoding putative pentatricopeptide repeat-containing protein At1g26500, with protein MARDLFGEMLERNITDQLSWNIMIRYLCDNKRLNDALKYLAGMTVSSISPDSSTYSALIIGNCKLGECDNALALFHLLSAKAGLNIDLISYAQLIECLCQKEKIQEAAEVFCFMSTRKCALQSIPFDKLMKGLCTSGYAGRAIKMLPLAYYSGTLSSTAAYNSVLQGLFSLGRESDLFIVISRMIIDGCTLDAETYCILIRGMTSLERIEKSALFLGSMLSRGLSPDSETLAELLEYLVKNSQVHVILSSVDKLVAEFEVVDSAMYNMLINALLKEGYKNKASFLLDLMLEKGWVPDASTHALLVGSSVEDETFSKKRSHDSLITQDTVGNILAEGLGNSDGPDYRL; from the coding sequence ATGGCCAGAGATCTGTTTGGTGAAATGCTTGAAAGAAACATCACAGATCAGCTTTCTTGGAATATCATGATTAGATACCTGTGTGATAATAAAAGGCTGAATGACGCCTTGAAGTATCTTGCTGGAATGACTGTTTCCTCCATTAGCCCTGATTCATCAACATATTCTGCTCTCATCATTGGCAACTGCAAATTAGGTGAATGTGACAATGCTTTGGCTTTGTTTCATCTACTTAGTGCCAAAGCTGGGTTAAATATAGATTTGATATCATATGCTCAACTTATTGAGTGTCTTTGCCAGAAGGAAAAGATTCAGGAAGCTGCTGAAGTATTTTGCTTCATGTCAACAAGGAAATGCGCTCTTCAGTCCATCCCGTTTGACAAGCTTATGAAGGGACTTTGTACTAGTGGCTACGCTGGTAGAGCAATCAAAATGCTACCATTGGCATATTATTCTGGTACATTGTCTTCTACTGCTGCTTACAACAGCGTATTGCAAGGCCTATTCAGTTTAGGCAGAGAAAGTGATCTCTTTATAGTGATCTCGAGAATGATCATAGATGGTTGTACCCTGGATGCGGAAACATATTGCATTCTCATTCGGGGCATGACTTCACTTGAGCGTATAGAGAAGTCCGCCCTGTTCTTGGGTTCAATGCTTAGTCGGGGTCTATCACCAGATTCGGAAACACTTGCTGAACTTCTAGAATATCTGGTGAAAAACTCTCAGGTCCATGTGATACTTTCTTCAGTAGATAAACTCGTCGCAGAATTTGAAGTTGTTGATTCAGCTATGTACAACATGCTGATAAATGCCCTCTTGAAAGAGGGATACAAAAACAAGGCCTCTTTCTTACTGGATTTGATGTTGGAAAAGGGATGGGTCCCTGATGCTAGTACTCACGCTTTATTAGTCGGTTCCAGCGTGGAAGATGAAACATTTTCCAAAAAGCGTTCCCATGACAGTTTGATCACACAGGATACTGTTGGCAATATACTTGCTGAGGGTCTGGGGAATTCAGATGGACCTGACTACAGACTATAA
- the LOC107829286 gene encoding uncharacterized protein LOC107829286 — protein MLVKSKVKRAKRMILEKLEGSFTDDYNKLKAYANALSDSNPGSDVIINLSKEALLQGKRKFLRMYICFQELKMGYKEDLRPFIGLDGTFLNGKAKGQLLVIVGQDNMNHFYPLAWVVVDREKQRSWTWFLELLHNSLDLNMGNVVTFMSDMQKGLMEAIKTVLPEVKHRFYTRYVKAYFDTVCKNQGVDKKFTESFNSWILEARYKPIIKMLKDIRLKVMNQLRKHEDEVRTWKTDYSPQSMKLYNDYLKIAHSIEVDYNGDNGFEIVEGVDKFIVNLQGKRCTCRA, from the exons ATGCTAGTAAAATCAAAGGTTAAAAGGGCAAAGAGAATGATATTGGAGAAATTGGAAGGGAGTTTCACTGATGATTATAACAAGCTTAAAGCATATGCCAATGCTTTGAGCGACAGTAATCCTGGAAGTGATGTGATTATTAATTTATCTAAAGAAGCATTGTTGCAAGGCAAAAGGAAATTCCTTAGGATGTACATTTGTTTTCAGGAATTAAAGATGGGGTATAAAGAGGACTTGAGACCATTTATTGGGCTTGATGGTACATTCTTAAATGGGAAGGCTAAAGGACAGCTACTAGTTATTGTTGGGCAAGATAATATGAATCACTTTTATCCACTTGCTTGGGTTGTAGTTGATAGAGAAAAACAAAGAAGTTGGACTTGGTTTCTGGAGCTTCTTCACAATTCATTGGACTTGAATATGGGCAATGTAGTCACATTTATGTCAGACATGCAGAAG GGATTAATGGAGGCAATAAAGACAGTCCTTCCTGAAGTAAAGCATAGGTTCTATACGAGATATGTAAA GGCATACTTTGACACTGTCTGTAAGAATCAAGGTGTGGATAAAAAATTTACAGAATCTTTCAATTCTTGGATATTAGAAGCTAGATACAAGCCCATCATCAAAATGTTGAAAGATATAAGACTCAAAGTAATGAATCAGTTGAGAAAGCATGAAGATGAGGTGAGGACATGGAAGACAGACTACAGTCCTCAAAGCATGAAGCTTTATAATGACTATTTGAAGATAGCTCATTCCATTGAGGTTGATTACAATGGTGATAATGGATTTGAAATAGTAGAAGGGGTTGACAAATTCATTGTCAATTTACAAGGGAAACGATGCACATGTAGAGCATGA